The following proteins are co-located in the Silene latifolia isolate original U9 population chromosome 1, ASM4854445v1, whole genome shotgun sequence genome:
- the LOC141591795 gene encoding uncharacterized protein LOC141591795, giving the protein MGRQPCCDKLGVKKGPWTADEDKKLINFILTNGQCCWRAVPKLAGLRRCGKSCRLRWTNYLRPDLKRGLLSDDEEQLVIDLHARLGNRWSKIAARLPGRTDNEIKNHWNTHIKKKLIKMGINPVTHEPLNTNQTSNNNSNNNNNNDNNNKKKKNNFQNQSSSLSSNNNNNSDISTAESLNNQAPSSSSSSLETDNGPLSSVTTMINSTSEVTTENSPPSENNVTIDQQSTSILIDNISIDDALLSYLWDDNNDISSWKSPCSYGNNQQGMEINNNNNNNNNNNNNNNALPIWEDNNSWLLDCQDFGIQDFGVDLFAEIDVMNTLDVLDMGGINQAYI; this is encoded by the exons ATGGGTCGACAACCTTGTTGTGACAAATTAGGGGTGAAGAAAGGGCCGTGGACCGCCGACGAAGATAAAAAGCTTATTAACTTCATTCTCACCAATGGCCAATGTTGTTGGAGAGCGGTCCCTAAACTCGCTGGCTTAAGACGGTGTGGTAAGAGTTGTCGATTGAGATGGACGAATTATCTTCGTCCCGATTTGAAGAGGGGCCTTCTTAGTGATGATGAAGAGCAATTGGTTATTGATCTTCATGCTCGTCTTGGCAACAG GTGGTCCAAGATTGCTGCTAGATTACCTGGAAGAACAGATAACGAAATCAAGAATCACTGGAATACTCATATCAAGAAGAAGCTTATTAAGATGGGAATTAATCCCGTCACCCATGAACCATTAAACACCAATCAAACCtcgaataataatagtaataataataataacaacgataataataataagaagaagaagaataatttCCAAAACCAATCCTCCTCATTATCCtctaataacaacaataattccGATATTAGTACAGCTGAATCCTTGAATAACCAAGCtccatcatcgtcatcatcatcattagaaACCGATAATGGTCCATTAAGCAGCGTAACAACGATGATTAACTCGACATCTGAGGTCACTACCGAAAATAGCCCTCCTTCAGAGAATAACGTAACCATTGATCAACAATCTACGTCAATCTTAATCGATAATATTAGCATTGATGACGCGCTATTGAGCTACTTATGGGACGATAATAATGATATTTCGTCATGGAAATCGCCTTGCTCGTATGGTAATAATCAACAAGGCATGgagattaacaataataataataataataataataataataataataataatgccttGCCTATATGGGAAGACAATAATTCTTGGTTACTAGATTGTCAAGATTTCGGAATTCAAGATTTCGGCGTTGACTTGTTTGCTGAAATTGATGTTATGAACACATTGGACGTGCTCGACATGGGTGGTATCAATCAAGCTTATATTTAA
- the LOC141591881 gene encoding uncharacterized protein LOC141591881, translating into MAALSFGISAIRPRTTLFPSSRPRISCVWDPEGVFKTPVQTGHLARLEFKKKFEKDDEAKEAYERHLREEKERREAFRQSRVVPDTSAGLIEYFLDTEAQEIEYEISRLRPRLDDEFFRDLKSELGLLRFSVTKTQDMEDRMIELEALQKALLEGIEAYDQMQTELVKAKQSLTKIFTSKDIKTTLLDMVEKNELNRSLLTLLDENIASAQRSDQKQAADYMEKIRGAVLKYVTV; encoded by the exons ATGGCCGCACTAAGCTTCGGGATTTCCGCCATACGTCCACGCACTACTCTCTTCCCTTCTTCAAGACCAAGAATTTCTTGCGTTTGG GACCCAGAAGGAGTGTTCAAAACACCGGTACAAACAGGGCATTTAGCAAGGTTAGAATTCAAGAAGAAATTTGAGAAAGATGATGAAGCTAAAGAAGCTTATGAACGTCATTTGAGAGAAGAGAAAGAACGGCGCGAGGCGTTTCGTCAG TCACGAGTTGTACCAGATACATCTGCCGGGTTGATTGAGTATTTTCTTGACACTGAGGCTCAAGAGATTGAATACGAGATCTCGAGGTTGAGGCCTAG ATTAGATGATGAATTTTTCAGAGATCTGAAATCAGAGTTGGGATTGCTCCGTTTTTCTGTGACTAAAACTCAG GACATGGAGGATCGGATGATTGAGCTGGAAGCACTGCAGAAGGCCCTTCTTGAGGGAATTG AGGCATACGATCAAATGCAGACCGAGCTAGTAAAAGCAAAGCAAAGTCTTACGAAAATATTTACATCAAAGGATATTAAGACTACT TTGCTTGATATGGTAGAGAAGAATGAGCTGAATCGGTCTTTATTGACGCTTCTTGATGAAAATATAGCAAGCGCTCAGCGAAGTGATCAG AAGCAAGCTGCGGACTACATGGAGAAGATCCGCGGGGCTGTTCTCAAGTATGTAACCGTTTAG